In Dioscorea cayenensis subsp. rotundata cultivar TDr96_F1 chromosome 11, TDr96_F1_v2_PseudoChromosome.rev07_lg8_w22 25.fasta, whole genome shotgun sequence, a single genomic region encodes these proteins:
- the LOC120271604 gene encoding uncharacterized mitochondrial protein AtMg00860-like, whose protein sequence is MVGRPSAKECSLANNCKRDVFTIAIDLVKEDVQNIIAKPAVQIIVGIELKQLPAHLEYVFLDNDPFYEDSFYGCLENLRRALARYKETNLVLNWEKCQVMVREGIVLGHKISHEGIEVDKAKLDAIGKLPRPKSTKDVRSFLSHMGFYRRFILDFSRISKPLTKLLEKDTLINFDQHCLLVFQTLKEMLVNAPIVKTPDWEFPFDLMCDASDWAVGVVLG, encoded by the exons ATGGTTGGCAGGCCTAGTGCGAAAGAATGCTCCTTAGCAAACAACTGCAAGCGGGATGTGTTTACAATTGCCATAGATTTAGTAAAGGAGGATGTGCAGAATATAATCGCCAAACCTGCTGTACAAATAATTGTGGGAATAGAGCTCAAGCAGCTCCCCGCCCACCTGGAATATGTATTCCTTGACAATGATCCAT TTTATGAGGATTCTTTCTATGGGTGCTTGGAGAATTTAAGACGTGCCCTTGCCAGGTACAAGGAAACAAATTTGGTACTAAACTGGGAGAAATGCCAAGTAATGGTGAGGGAAGGAATTGTCTTGGGTCACAAAATCTCTCATGAGGGGATTGAGGTAGACAAGGCCAAGCTCGACGCAATCGGAAAACTTCCTCGACCTAAATCCACCAAAGATGTTCGGAGCTTTCTCAGCCATATGGGATTTTATAGGAGATTCATTCTAGATTTCTCAAGAATATCAAAACCCCTAACAAAGCTTTTAGAAAAGGACACATTGATCAACTTTGATCAACATTGTTTATTGGTCTTCCAAACTTTGAAAGAAATGTTGGTCAATGCCCCAATTGTAAAGACTCCTGATTGGGAATTCCCTTTTGAtctcatgtgtgatgcaagtgactggGCAGTGGGAGTAGTGTTGGGATAG